The stretch of DNA aacCTTTTTGACTTTGGCAAACCTTCCACAAAATCAAGGCTCACGTCTGTCCAAATTTGTGTAGGCACTGGTAGAGGAGAGAGTAACCCTGCCGGCGACAAGGTCGAGTACTTTTTTTCTTGGCAAGTCTGGCATTTTCGAATATAGTTCACTACATCCTTCCTCATACCCCTCCAGTGAACTTCCTGAGTGAGCCGCTTGAATGTTTTTAAAGCTCCCTCATGTCCCCCTATCGAACTCGCATGGAACTGCTCCAACAATTTTGGAATGAAGGGAGATCCCGCTGGAATGACCAGACAACCATTCTTGTACAACATACCTCTCTCTCGAGACTGTATCTTGGATGATCTAGTGATTTGTTTTCCAGTGCTGCGAATATGGTTCCCAGTTCTTGGTCTTGTTTAATTTCTTTCAACAGTTCCTCCTTATCCAAGTTTAAAGGAGAGTTCAGGGTTAGCTGTTGTAGTTTCTCCAACACTGGAATCCTCGACAAAGCATCTGCAACTCTGTTTTCCACACCCGGCTTATATTCTATGCGGTAGTTGAGTCCAATGAGTTTGGCTGTCAACCTTTGCTGAACAGAAGAAACTGCTTTCTGTTCAAGCAGATGCTTGAGGCTTCGCTGATCTGTCTTAATCACAAATTCTGGTCCCGTCAAGTAATGTTTCCATTTACTGACTGCTATCACGATTGCTAACAGCTCCCGCTCATACACAGATTTGACTCTTCCCTTTGACGAGAATGCTTGGCTGAGGAAAGAGATGGGTCTCTTATTTTGTGAGAGCACGGCACCAATTCCAATACTCGAAGCATCTGTTTCGATTGTGAACTCCTGACTGAAATCCGGTAAAGCTAGAACCGGTAAACTGGTGACCGCCTGTTTCAAGCTATGGAAAGCCCTTGTTGCCTCTTCAGACCACTCAAAACCTCCCTTCTTGAGTAGTTCAGTTAAGGGGCGTGCCATTAGTCCGTAGCTCCTGACGAAACGACGGTAGTACCCTGTCAAACCCAAAAATCCCCTCAATTCCGTGATGTTCTTGGGAGTGGGCCATTGCAGCATTGCCTCCACTTTGTCAGGATCCACAGCTACTCCTTCAGCTGAGATCTTGTGACCCAGATACGAGACCTCTGCATTCCCAAAAGAACACTTCTTGGAATTCGCATAAAACTTATTCTGCTGCATCAAGTCGAGAACCACCTTGAGATGTTGCAGATGCTCTTGAAGGCTGGCGCTATACACGAGGATGTCGTCGAAAAAGACTAAAACAAACCGTCGTAGATAGGGCCGGAAGAGATCATTCATTATGCTTTAGAATGTAGAAGGGGCATTTGTCAAACCAAAAGGCATGACCAAGAACTCATAATGCCCTTGGTGAGTTTTGAAAGCCGTTTTCTCCACATCACTGCTTCTCATACGGATTTGATGGTATCCGGACTTAAGGTCGAGTTTAGAAAACACCTTCGCTCCTTGCAACTCGTCTAGAAGCTCTTCTATCACAGGAATGGGGTACCTATCCGGTATAGTTGCTTTGTTTAGTGCTCGGTAATCAACACAAACCGCCATCCcccgtccttcttcttcaccaacagGACATGACTTGAGTAAGGACTAACGCTTGGCCTGATCACTTGAGCGTCGAGCATTTCCTGCACcagtttttcaattttattcttCTGAACAAATGAATAGCGATAAGGGCGCAGGTTGATTGGGGAGGTCCCGGTTTGTAAGTTGATTGCATGCTCTCTGTTTCGCGGTGGGGGAAAGGTAAGAGGCATCTTGAAGACCGACTGGTACTCCTTGATCAACGTCTGTACTGCTGCAACTTCAGGGATCTTTTTGtccaatggcttctttccatcgAACATAGTGGTAAGCTCTAGCAAGTACGCTTCTCCTTCATGATGAATAACCCTCTCCATGGAACGTAATGATATTGGTTCCTTGCTGAGAGCTGGATCACCCACAATTGTCACCCAACGAGGACCAATCTTCCAACTTAAGGTTCTGTTGAGCCAGTTAATTTTAGTATCCCCCAATGTAGCTAACCAGGAATATCCCAGCACTACATCCGTACTCCCGAGCTCTATCACCAGCAACTCTTCCATGATCTCTACACCTTGTATGCCCAACAGTGTACCTGATACGCAACCTTTTCCTTTCAGTATCCGGCCACCTCCCACTGGAACACCAAAGGGTCTTGTAGTTGATATGGTTAACCCTAACTCTTGTACCAGACCATAATCTACGAAACTTCTTGTCGCGCCGGAATCTATCAGGACTACCACATCCCTATCCACAAGCTTACCCATCATGCGCATAGACTTCTCATCAGTGAGTCCTGAGATGGAGCTAAGGGACAGAACCTCATACTCCTGTAGTTCCTCAGCCTCATCCTCTAACACTTCTTGTTGCTGCTGAACTTCAACCGCATCACAGTATTGTTTCTCCTCCTCAGCCACTTCCAGACACTTTAGCTTCGGCTGAGTTTTACAGCGATGACCAGGAAACCATCTGTCACCACAATGCCTACACGGATTGGAGTTTCGACCTTCTTGACCCCCTTGGTTTTTCCTGAACTCTCTATTGTTCTCCACAGGACGCTTGCCCTGGGAATGATCCACTGGTCGAGAAGAGCTCACTACCTGACCATGTGTAGGTGAGTAAAAAGATCTCACTGTCTGTCTCGGTTGCAGACTAGTGTTCTCACTCTCCTGGTGCTCAATTAGCTTCGCCGTATCAACAATCTCCGCCAAATCAAAAGGTCTGCAACGAACCACTTGGTCCCTGATACTCTTCCTCAAACCCTGCAGAAAAGCAGACTCCAAAACATCATCAGAGACGTGAGGCAACTCCACTGCTAACTCCTCAAACTGCTCACGATACTCCTCGACACTTCCTCTTTGGTGAATACTCATCAGTTGATCCAAAACCGATAACCCTCTACTTGGTTTGAATCGTACCTTGAACCTTTCCATAAAATCTTTCCAACTACCAATCCGTTGTCTACCATAAGCCATTCTCCACCAAGTAACAGATGACCCAGTAAGACAAGAGATTGCCAGATCTATCTTAGCATATTCCGGTGTTCCTCTACTCGCAAAGCATTTCTCTAACCGAAAAAGCCAATCTTCAGGACTCTTACCTTCGAACATAGGCAGCTCCATGGGACGGTTAGGGTATTCCGACACACAACCTTGAGTGACCGCTTGCTGCTCTGGCGGTGGAGCCGAAAATCTCAAAGTCGACGGCTTGAGGTGAGATTCTTGTTCCAGGTTTGGTAGAATCCCCACTGTCGGTTGACTAGTTGACCCATTCATCGGCGTCGTAACCAGCTGAGTCTGAACCGCCGGTGGTGGGCTGTTAAACCCTGGAGGAATAGACGACTCAGTGATAACCCCAAGCGTTTGGTTGCGAAGGATCTTGTGGAGCATATCCTTGATGAACTCGATGTCAGCATCGTGTTTGTTGACTCGTTGTTCAAGCGAAGGAGACGACGGTGAGGTTTGGGAGGATAACTCGAGCTCGCTAGTTTCGATTGAAATGTTTTTCCCGGTATCCTTTTGTTGAGGAGCCATGGAAATCTCTCAATGAAAGCACCACTTGTTAAGGTCGAACCCTTAACCTGATTTAGAACAgtgaagaaagagagtgagaagaGAGTAATGCGCCTATTACGGCGGAGAGTTAAGAGAGAAGATAGAaatgttatttgattattaatgtCATAAGGATAACCTAACTAAGGCTCCTGTATTTATTACAAATCCCTTACTAGGGCTACTGATAAAACGACGCAGCATTGGTTAAACAATACCAAGCTcttttatttgaataataaaCCTTCTACTGGATTCCAAATGTTTGACCTCTCTAGCCACTTTTGACCTTCTCCATTTGTCTTGCTCTTCTCCCTTTTGTCCTCAATTTCCTCTTCATGAAAGCTACTGGAACTTTTAGTCTATCAGAATGTTGTACCTTTTTCATGATGAAGATGtcttatgtatataaaaataatagtgCAGGGCCAATAATTTTCTTAGGATTCTTATGAAGACCAAGAAATATAATGGTAACAAAGTCCATCGTATAACTAATTTATcatatctcttttgtttgtcaCCATGtaacaaaacatctttttttaTAGGTAAATTATCTGTGCAAAAACTCCAATGGTAACAAAGTCCATCGTATAACTAATTTATcatatctcttttgtttgtcaCCATGtaacaaaacatctttttttaTAGGTAAATTATCTGTGCAAAAACTCcatatttatgaaattaaaaagcaGTGAGCATATTCTTTGTTAGATAACTATAAttgttatgaatatatttaCTTACTCTTAAAATGTTGCAGGATGCTCCATAGTGATTCTAACGATGCTTTTTGAGTTTCTCAATATATGACACCTAATCTGAGCCAAAAAGTAAAAGATTCATTCCCATTAAGCAGCTGGAAATCTATTGATCAGATTACTACAATCTGAGgtattaatttgtatatatattcatctcTGTTTTATATAAAGGGGCGATATacttatcttatttttatttcacaacACTAGGAAAGTACTTGCCTTACTTTTGCAAGAAATTTGACACATAGTGTTTCATGCGACACTTGCAACAATCAAGAAACATCGACAAGTAAGCTATCATTCGCCTTAACAATTTTATCAAGCTAAGTATGAGACTTTAAGAATGatgtttctttctcttgatCAACATGTACAAAATACATGTTAAAGTAGTTGATCATACAATAGATAAAAAAGTTGGAAGACCAAAGTCTGGCTGGTGCCTGGTGAGtccgttgttttttttttctttttcctttttgcaacaataaacatggaaaaattagttattttatacagTCTAATGGCATCGgcttaattataaatatatttatctttgttaataaaattataatattttacttcaTCTAAGTTTATAgtagatattttaaattttaaattaatgccAACAGTAACCATGcgtagtaacaaaaaaaaatgattgaagtTTAACTGCAAAATTTTGCTTGCTATGTCACAAATGTGTCAAAGAATTTACTATATAGTAAAATAGCACACAATTAAgaatttattatataagttCAGCAGTTTAAATTTCGTGCTTATGCACGGGTCAAATACTAGTATTGTATAACTAAACACACGTTTTtagtgaataaaataaaattagattatgTAACCGAATGAGTTTGATGTCAAATGAATTCGGTATCTTCACAATATATGAGTGATAagaacaaaatatcaaaatatatgaatgTCTAACAGTTATGGTATTATAATCAGCCAGAAAAAgagtaatataataaattaagtttaagtaatatgtttatatgtgtTATAAGAAACACCTTAATCATTAAATCTTGATAAATGCTAGATGGATATAGTTACTCTTTTTAATAACCCATATGATAATTAAGGTCCATCcagtattaaagaaaaaaaatcagtgttCTTTTACCCAAAAAGATGTACAATATAAATTGCAAGACCCAAGtcataaatcttttaaaaatattatgatattatactcaaatcataaaaaaaatgacatcAAAAGTAGtatttctcttcctccttttacTGTTGACACCTTCTAAGTCTCTAAATCTCTCACAAGTCTTTTAGCTAAATATTTGTTGGATTTTTACATATAGCATATCTTATTGTGGACTGATACATTTCACAGTTGCTCAAACATTTGCCCCTTGCAAGACCAGGGAAGAATGCAATGCTGCCGCCAATTGCACAAGCAGGAAAGCTCTATGCATAAGGGAAAAATGCCATTGTATGAGTTCATCAACTCATTTTGGGAAGCTTAACAAACTTAAGATGATGAAAGATTTAAAGCCGTACAAGGCGAAAAACTGATAGTGATTATCTATATGATATCAAATGTGTTCGGGCTAGCTAGCCTCTCGATCATTtgtgttttgataaaaaattttattcataatagAACATATGTAAAGCTTGGTGCAATTATAGAAAATTCCAATTGCAAATGCGTTTTGTTTTGACGGGTGAAAGACTTTGCATAATTAATAattgatctttcttttattaaaccAAGTGATTTATATGCTCAATGACAACGTCATCATGTAATAGtagttaattaataaaagtgGATATACAATATGATTGTAGGGAATGTTTATAACTTAACTATacttataaacatttttaatatgtttaatttacCTTAAACTTAGATCTTTTGGATTTCCAACAACAAAGATTGTACTTTTCTTATTGCTTAGATGATTTCACAACCTTTTTTTCTTGCAAATATCTAGATAATTCtatgtgtttatttttatatatagcaaAATTCTGAATAATtgcataataactaaattttttaattgaaacgaaatatgttttatccaaaaaaaaggaGGTGGGCGTAATATAATAACTCCTATTGTGGCTAACGTTGTCGTTTAATGTCTTTTTATTATAGCCGTTGGATTAAGATTCTAAGAATTAGAAAGAAAGTTAACGGTTTTTGAATTTGGGTTTAATGGAAGACATTgttttttgagtaaaaaaatagagCCTAGTTTACCTTGGTTAGATAACGAACTGATGCAACAGATATATCACTATTCGAAAACTGAAAACCTTGAATGCATCGGTTGTTCTCTAAAGTAGCTGACTCAACATTCCTAGAATCAATAGGCagctacataaaaaaaaaaacatcaaatatagGAAAGACATACTAATGCAGTAAGAAAACTACAGTGTATTCACTTACTGTTACACATAAACGATTCAACTCAGGGTCATCTTGAAACCTCCTGAAAAACGTCTCTACTTGACGATCATTTCGCAAATACATTGGTGGAGAATCTTCTACCATCAAATTCATCCTTGAAGAAAGCCTACAGCTAAGTTTGATATTATTCACTAAACAATCAAGTCCAAAATCTTCAATTATCATCTCAGCTAAAACTTTATATGTGATATTCTCATCTACTTCACTAAGAGATCCTCCTTTTTTAGAATCAATTGCAAAATCCCAGACTCCTCTATCGTTTTGTTTCCACTCTCCACAAACAGAGTATAACTCAATCATAGTCACTAATCAGGTTAGAGATCACCTTGCGATCGAGGCTAGATCTCGATCTGAATCGAGAAGAACCACTACCAAATTAAACTTGTGAATCGAGAGGAACCACTACAAAATTGAGCAGGATCGATCACTAAACTGACATCAGAGCTAGACAAATTGACACATATAGCCGGAAATGATGAAACACAACAACGGAGCTAATCGTTACCGTAAGATCTCAATGGAAAAGTTGGTGCCATCGTATATTGTTGTAAGATTGTTCGTTGCGAAAACTTGTCAGGACCATATTGTATGGAAGGAATATGTACTTGTTAAAATAtactttgttttaaaaaatgcatAGTGCATTACTAAAATAGAGTAGTTTATTAGGTAATGCGTTTTCCTGCTGTTACGTTGTAGTCACTATATAAACACAATAACAACCAAAATTTTGTCGCAATAGGGATTCAAACATAGAAGCACCATGTTTAGTATTATATATGTTAGCAAATTTTGCTGATTTTAATTTAGAGGGGTTTTATGAACTTTGCTACTTGTGAGCAGTCAAGAATTTTAAACGTCTTCTCTTATGTGACGATAATCGTTATTTATATAACCAAGTCTTTAGATATCATGCATTCACCTTTTGATAAGGTAATAgt from Camelina sativa cultivar DH55 chromosome 9, Cs, whole genome shotgun sequence encodes:
- the LOC104714948 gene encoding uncharacterized protein LOC104714948, whose product is MAPQQKDTGKNISIETSELELSSQTSPSSPSLEQRVNKHDADIEFIKDMLHKILRNQTLGVITESSIPPGFNSPPPAVQTQLVTTPMNGSTSQPTVGILPNLEQESHLKPSTLRFSAPPPEQQAVTQGCVSEYPNRPMELPMFEGKSPEDWLFRLEKCFASRGTPEYAKIDLAISCLTGSSVTWWRMAYGRQRIGSWKDFMERFKVRFKPSRGLSVLDQLMSIHQRGSVEEYREQFEELAVELPHVSDDVLESAFLQGLRKSIRDQVVRCRPFDLAEIVDTAKLIEHQESENTSLQPRQTVRSFYSPTHGQVVSSSRPVDHSQGKRPVENNREFRKNQGGQEGRNSNPCRHCGDRWFPGHRCKTQPKLKCLEVAEEEKQYCDAVEVQQQQEVLEDEAEELQEYEVLSLSSISGLTDEKSMRMMGKLVDRDVVVLIDSGATRSFVDYGLVQELGLTISTTRPFGVPVGGGRILKGKGCVSGTLLGIQGVEIMEELLVIELGSTDVVLGYSWLATLGDTKINWLNRTLSWKIGPRWVTIVGDPALSKEPISLRSMERVIHHEGEAYLLELTTMFDGKKPLDKKIPEVAAVQTLIKEYQSVFKMPLTFPPPRNREHAINLQTGTSPINLRPYRYSFVQKNKIEKLVQEMLDAQVIRPSVSPYSSHVLLVKKKDGGWRFVLITEH